The genomic DNA CAGACACCGATTTTAAATGATTTTTATACGATGATATCATTCGGAATACTGAAAAACAAAATACAAAAATATAAGCTGGATACTGAAGACGGCATTCTTCATAATGAATTAATAGTACACGAAGCTGAAATAATAAGTGTAGAACCGTCAAAATATATTGAAAAAATGGCTGAGATCGTGAGAAGTGAGGGAATAATAAAGGATATTCAGGATATAAAGAGCTTTGAAAAAAGTATTTTTGAAAATGAAAAATTCAGAGTGATTTTTGATGAGTATATGGAGAAGTTCGGAGACAGAAGTATCGCAGAGCTGAAGCTGGAATCACCGACACTCTATGAAAATCCAGAACTGCTGCTAAAAACTGTTTTTGAAACTGCCAAAAGTGAAAAAAGAGTTAGAAATGACAGCTTTACAGATTTGAAAAATAAAGAAAAAGAGGTGTTCCAGAAGCTTGACGGGAAATTTATAAAAAAGTACAGATTTAAAAAAGCACTAAGACTTGCCAGAAAGCATACCGCACTGCGTGAAAATCTGAGATATGAAAGAACAAGAGTGTATGGCAGAGTAAGAAGGATTTTTCTGAGAATGGGAGAATTATTTGAAGAAAAAAATATAATTGAAACTAAAAGGGATATATTTTATCTGGAGAAAGATGAGATATTTGCCCTGATAAACGGGACTTCTGTCTATCCTGACCTGAAAAAAACAGTGGATCTCAGAAAAGAAAAAATTGAGAAGGATAAGCAAAAGGAAAGTCTTCCTGACAGATTAAAAACATTTGGTGTGCTGAGCAGCGACTTTGAATATATTTCTCTTGATAAAGATGAGAATATCAATGCGGAAATGAGAAAGGGGACAGGCTGCTGTAAGGGAATAGTAAGAGGAAAGGTACAGGTAGTAAGAAATCCTAATGAAACTGTAATAGAAAAAGACTGTATAATAGTAGCGCATTCCACTGATCCCGGATGGGTAATGGTATTTCCGCTTGCTAAAGGGCTTATAGTGGAGAAGGGAAGCCTGCTTTCACACAGTGCAATTGTGGCAAGAGAGCTGGGAATTCCGGCAGTGGTTGCTGTAAATAAAGTTACCGAGTGGCTGAAAGACGGTGATACTGTGGAATTGGACGGCAGCACAGGAGTAATAAGGAAACTGGAGGTATAATGGAGAGTGAAGTCAGCGAAAAAGTGGATTTTTCTATAATAAGGTATGCACAATGCTGGGAAGATCCCGAAATCTTACTTGAAGCTCTGGATATAAAAGAGGGAGACATATGTATATCTATAGCTTCTGCCGGAGAAAACAGCTTTGCGATGTTAACTGAAAATCCCGGCAAGGTAATAGGAATTGATCTGAATCTCGTACAGCTCAGACTTGTGGAATTAAAAAAAGCTGCATTTTTATCTCTTGAATATAAAGAAATGCTGGAATTTCTGGGATTTAGGGAAAGTAAAAAAAGAACAGAGTATTACAGGTTACTAAAGAACAGCCTTTCATCAGAGACAGCGGAATACTGGGATAAAAATTTTGATTTGATAAAAGCAGGAGTTATAAATACAGGAAGATTTGATAACTTTTTTCAGATTTTCAGAAAGAAAGTGCTGTGTTTTATACATGGTAAAAAAACAGTAGCGGAACTTCTGACTAAAAAAAGTAAAGAGGAAAGACATGAATTTTATGAAAAAAAGTGGAATAATATCAGATGGAGAATTTTATTCAAAATATTTTTTTCAAAGTATACAGTGGGAAAGCTTGGAAGAGACCCCAGACTTTTTGATTATGCAGGCTGTACAAGTCTGTCCGGTCTGATGCTGAAAAAAACAAAATATGCCTTTACAGAGCTTGATGTGTCAGAGAATCCTTATATAGAATATATTCTTACCGGGAAATATACAAAAAATCTTCCCTTTTCCATGAGAGAGGAAAATTTTTATAAAATAAGAGATAATCTAAACAAGCTGGAATTACATAATGTAAGTATAGAAGAGTATTTGGAAACGTCAGATGAAATTATAGATAAATTTAATCTTAGTGATATATTTGAGTATATTTCCAGTGAAAAATATAAAGAGCTTCTGAAAAAAATATATGAATTTTCTTCAAATAATGCAATACTGGCATACTGGAATATGATAGTGCCCAGAAGCAGACCTGAAGAACTGGGGGATAAAATTATTCCGCTTACAGAAACTGCTAAAAGTCTCCATGTCAAAGATAAAACATTCTTTTACTCAGACTTTGTGGTGGAAAGGATAGTAAAATGAAAATACTGATATTTATTCTGATAATTTTTTTACTTTACGGACTGCTCTTTTTGGTTATTGACAAACTTGAAAAAAAGGGTCGGGTAGATTCTGAACTGACGAGAAAGCTTCTTCATATAGGTTCGGGGCTTATAGCACTACTGTTTCCTTTGCTTTTTAAGTCACTTACCGGAGTGGTGTATCTGGGAATATTTTTTATTATACTGCTTTTGATACTGAGAAATATGGAAAAATTCAGCGGTGGGATCGGAAAGGCACTCAGAAAAGATGAAAGGCAGTCGAGGGGAGATATATATTTCATAGCAAGCATAGTAATACTCTGGGTTTTTTCATATTCAAACAGAATATTATACTATATACCGCTTCTTATACTTATCTTTCCTGATGCACTGGCAGCTCTTGGAGGAATGAAATTCGGAAAAATAAAATATAAATCTGTTGTTGGTGAAAAATCCGTAGAGGGTTCGGCTATATTTTTTATTGTAACATTAGTAATAACACTGGGTTCGCTTCTTCTTTTTACAAAAACAGGACTTGGATTATCTATGATAATTTCACTGCTGATGGCATTTTTATCTATGATTCTGGAAGCAATATCCTGGAGAGGACTGGATAATATATTTGTTCCGGTATTAAGCTTTTTTATTCTGAAAAGCTCAATGGAGTCTGATATTTTTACTACAGGAATAAACCTTCTTGTTACAATAATTTTATTTTTAATAGTTATTTTCGGGAAAAAGTATGCTTCTTTATCAGATGATGCGGCACTTACAGGAGCATTTTACTGTTATTTTGTATGGATTACAGGCGGGATAAAATGGACTGCGGCAACTTTTTTTCTTTATGTTTTGTACAGAGCAGTTACGATAAAGCCGGATTTTGACAAAAAAGAACCTTATAATTTTGCTACAATGCTTATTATATGTCTGCCGGCACTTTTCTGGCTTATTGTATACAGAATAACAAATATAGAGGATATTTTCTATGTGTATCTTACGGTTATTTCATCACATCTTTCGATAATAGGAACAGCAAGGATGAGATATACACATCCGGAAATTGATTTTAAGAGGGTGGTTTTGATAAACAGTCTTATAGGAATATCCTATCTGACAATATTTATGAATATTTTCTCGGAAGGATCAGAGAAAATAATCTGGATTTTCTGTATAATTGCAGTTTGTTTGGCAGCATTTATATTTAATATTTTACAGTCTGAAAGAAAAGATTATACACTGAATAAATATAGTCTTATAAAACATCTGCTTACAGTATTTATATGTTCATTTATAGTTTTAATACCAATATGGGGAAAATATTTTTTTAAATAAGGTGGTTATATGAAGATAAATATTATTTCAGAAACTGAGTTGGAAAAATTCTGTGATTTTGAAAATTTTATTTTGGATAAGGAAAATGTGAAAAAATGCGGGGCCTTGGAAAGTGTAATTGTAGAAGAAGAGGGAGCTGTTCTGGCAAGAGCTTCATTATGGAATGCGGAAAATAGAATACAGAATAAAAAAACAGGTTATATAGGACATTTTGCCGCTAAAGACAAGGAAGCAGGATTATTCTTAACAGGATATATAAAGGAAAAAGCAAAGGAATACGGGCTGGAATATCTCGCAGGACCTTTGGACGGAAATACATGGAAGCAATACAGATTTATGGTAGAGGATAATAAAAATCCTTTCTTTCTGGAGCCGTATAATCCTCTGGAATGGCCGGAGATATTCGCAGAGTCGGGATATGAAGTAATAGGGGAGTATTATTCCGTAAAGGTAACAGAGCCTGAAAAAAAATTCAGGGTATCAGAGCGTATTAAAAAAGTAAGATTTTATTCTGATTTGATAATAAAAAAAGCTGATAAAGAGAATTTCGGCAAATATATAAATGAAATATATGATATATCTGTAAAATCATTCAGAAATAATTTTTTATATTCTGAAATAAGCAGAACGGATTTTTTATCTTTATATTTAAAAATAAAAGATATCATAGATTTTGATTTTATATTTATGGTTTATAAAAATAATAAACCTATAGGTTTTGCATTTGGTATTCCAGATTATAACGAGGGATTATATAAAAACAAAATAGAAACCGTAATTTTGAAAACACTCGCAGTAAATCCCGAATATCATAATTTCGGACTGGGAGCAGTATTATTGGAAGAATTCCATAAAACTGCCGTAGATAAGGGATATAAGAATATAATTCATGCACTGATTCATCAAAGCAACATGTCTGGTAAAATATCAGAAAAATATGGTGAAATTATGAGAAAGTACCATTTGTACGGGATGGTGACAGCATGAATATATCTGATATCCTAAAAGAATTAGCAGTAAAAATACCTAATAAAACTGCTGTTATAGATACTAAAACTTCATCAAGAATTTCATTTAATTATCTGGAAAAAAATTCATCAAAAATAGCTAATATGTTTAAAAAGGCAGGTCTTCAGGAAGGGGACGGAGTTCTGATATTTGTTCCGATGTCTGTAGAGTTATATTCTATACTGGCAGCAGTATTTAAAATGAAGCTTGTAGCAGTATTTATTGATCCTTATGCAGATTCAAAACATATAAAAAACTGCTGCCAGATATACACTTCAAAGGCTCTTATAATTTCAGGGAAAAAAGCAGGGCTTCTCTGCTATATGAACAGTGAAATAAGAAAAATACCTAATAAATATATAATTAACGGAAAAATGCCGGGATTTAGAAAATTTTCCGAATATGAAGATCAGTCCTTTGACTTTGCATGTACTGAAACAGCTCCTGACACAAAAGCACTTGTTACATTTACGAGCGGGAGTACGGGAAAACCCAAGGGACTTGTAAGAACACACGGCTTTCTTGCCGCCCAGCAGAAGGTACTGGAAAAAAGTCTGGAAATATCTGAAAACAGCAAGGTTTTGACGGCATTCCCCGTGTTCATATTATCAAATATGTACAGCGGGCTGACAAGTATAATTCCGAATACAGACCTGAGAAAAATAGGGGAGACTGACGGTGGTACTATCAGCGGTCAGATAATGTCTGAAAGTATAGATACAATACTTGCGCCGCCTTCATTTTTTGATAATCTGGTTGAGATTCATAAAAATACAGGAAGAAGCATACACAGCATAAAAAAAATTATTACAGGAGGAGTACCGGTATTTCCTGAAATTATGGAAAATTTGAAAAAATCATTTCCTTATGCAGAAATAAAAGTAGTTTACGGCTCATCAGAGGCTGAACCAATGTCAGAATTATGCTATAATGAATTAAATGAAAATGATATACAAAAAATGAAAAACGGAAACGGACTTCTTGCCGGAACGATTGTTGAAGATATAAATTTGAAAATAATAGAAAACGATCAGAAGCTGAGTCAGGGAGATCAGATAAAAATGCTGGAGCAGGGGGAAAAAGGAGAAATTATCGTATCAGGCGGACATGTACTGGATACTTATCTGGAGGCTGAAGAAAATAGTAAGATAAAAATAACAGCTGATAATGAGAATTGGCATAGAACAGGAGATCTGGGCTATATAGATGCTTCAGGAAGACTCTGGCTTTTGGGGAGAGCAAAAGCGGAAATCTCCAGAGGCAGTGAAAAAATATATCCTTTTTCCATAGAGACAATGCTTTCTTTTGAAAAAGATATAAAAAGAACGGCAATTATAAGTAAAAAAGGGAAGATACTTCTGTTTATAGAGATTTTTTATACAGAGGATAAAGAAAAACAGCTTCAGATTCAGGATAAGCTGGAAGAAAAAATAAAAGAATTGAAAATTACTGTAGATAAAGTAATTTTTGCTGATAAAATTCCGGTGGATAAAAGGCATAATGGTAAAATAGACTACGGCAGTCTGGAAAGATTATCCGAAAAATATATATAGAAGGCGGAAAAGAAATGAAAGAAATTAATTTAGAAAAAGTAATATCAGAAGTAGAGAGATTATGCACAGAGTCAAATTATTTTCTTGACGAGAAAATAATGGACAGACTGAAAAAAGCTTTTGATACAGAAGTTTCGGATACAGGAAAAAATATTCTCGGGCAGATAATAGAAAATGACGAAATCGCCGGGGAAGAGCAGGTTCCAATGTGTCAGGATACGGGACTTACAGTTGTTTTTCTGGAAATTGGTACAGAGGTAAAGATAAGCGGAGATATTTACGAAGCAGTAAATGAAGGAGTAAGAAGAGGATATAAAAACGGGTATCTGAGAAAATCCATGGTAAAGCATCCTCTTGACAGGATTAATACTAAGGATAATACACCGGCAGTAATACATACCAAATTAATTCCCGGTTCTGATAAGCTGAAAATTATTGTAGCACCAAAAGGCGGAGGCAGTGAGAATATGAGCATGGTAAAAATGTTAAAGCCGTCTGATGGTGCAGAGGGTGTAAAGAAAGCTGTGCTGGATGCAGTACTTAATGCAGGGGGAAATCCATGTCCGCCGATAATAGTAGGAATTGGTCTCGGCGGCAGTTTTGAAAAGGCGGCAATACTGGCTAAAGAAGCTCTGCTAAGGGAAATAGACGATGAAAGCGACAATCCTGCGGACAGGGAACTGGAAAAAGATCTGCTGGAGTTGATAAATAAAACCGGAATAGGGCCTATGGGGCTTGGCGGAAAAAATACGGCACTTGCTGTCAAGGTAAATTCATATCCGTGTCATATAGCTTCTCTGCCGCTTGCCGTAAATATAAACTGTCATTCTGCAAGGCATAAGGAAACAGAATTATAACGGAATAGTCTTTAATATATTTTATATGAAACCAAGGAGAAAAAATGAATATAGAAACCCCTTTGAAAAAAGAAGATATAGAAAAATTAAAAGCCGGTGATATAGTAAAAATTTCCGGAATAATTTATACTGCAAGAGATGCAGCACATAAAAAAATGTGTGAACTGCTGGAAAAAAAACAAGAGCTTCCTTTTGATCCGGAAGGAGCGGTCATTTATTATGTAGGACCTTCCCCCGAGAAGCCCGGACAGGTCATAGGAAGTGCCGGTCCTACGACCAGCGGGAGAATGGATGCCTATACACCGTTACTTCTTTCGGCAGGAATAAAGGGAATGATAGGTAAAGGGATAAGATCCGATAAAGTCAGGGAATCTATAGTAAAAAATAAAGCGGTATATTTTGCGGCAACCGGAGGTGCAGCAGCTTTGATATCACGGTCGGTAATAAGCTCGAGAGTCGTAGCCTATGAAGAATTAGGGACAGAAGCGGTCAGAGAACTGACAGTAAAAGATTTACCGGTTATTGTAATTAATGATATATACGGAAATGATCTTTATACAGAGGGACAGAAAAAATATAAAGAAGAATAGAAATGAAAAGGAGAGGAAAATGTCTGTATTTGACGAGTCACTTAAATTGCACGAAAAAAACAAAGGGAAAATAGAGGTAATATCAAAGGTAAAGGTGGAAAACATGGAGGATCTGAGTCTGGCTTATTCTCCCGGAGTAGCTGAGCCGTGTAAAAGAATAGCTGAAAATAAAGAAAATGTCTATAAATATACATCAAAGGGAAATATGATAGCAGTGGTGACCGACGGCTCTGCTGTACTGGGACTGGGAAATATCGGTCCTGAAGCGGCACTTCCAGTGATGGAGGGAAAAGCGATTTTATTTAAGG from Sebaldella termitidis ATCC 33386 includes the following:
- a CDS encoding Fe-S-containing hydro-lyase: MNIETPLKKEDIEKLKAGDIVKISGIIYTARDAAHKKMCELLEKKQELPFDPEGAVIYYVGPSPEKPGQVIGSAGPTTSGRMDAYTPLLLSAGIKGMIGKGIRSDKVRESIVKNKAVYFAATGGAAALISRSVISSRVVAYEELGTEAVRELTVKDLPVIVINDIYGNDLYTEGQKKYKEE
- a CDS encoding AMP-binding protein, with the protein product MNISDILKELAVKIPNKTAVIDTKTSSRISFNYLEKNSSKIANMFKKAGLQEGDGVLIFVPMSVELYSILAAVFKMKLVAVFIDPYADSKHIKNCCQIYTSKALIISGKKAGLLCYMNSEIRKIPNKYIINGKMPGFRKFSEYEDQSFDFACTETAPDTKALVTFTSGSTGKPKGLVRTHGFLAAQQKVLEKSLEISENSKVLTAFPVFILSNMYSGLTSIIPNTDLRKIGETDGGTISGQIMSESIDTILAPPSFFDNLVEIHKNTGRSIHSIKKIITGGVPVFPEIMENLKKSFPYAEIKVVYGSSEAEPMSELCYNELNENDIQKMKNGNGLLAGTIVEDINLKIIENDQKLSQGDQIKMLEQGEKGEIIVSGGHVLDTYLEAEENSKIKITADNENWHRTGDLGYIDASGRLWLLGRAKAEISRGSEKIYPFSIETMLSFEKDIKRTAIISKKGKILLFIEIFYTEDKEKQLQIQDKLEEKIKELKITVDKVIFADKIPVDKRHNGKIDYGSLERLSEKYI
- a CDS encoding fumarate hydratase, giving the protein MKEINLEKVISEVERLCTESNYFLDEKIMDRLKKAFDTEVSDTGKNILGQIIENDEIAGEEQVPMCQDTGLTVVFLEIGTEVKISGDIYEAVNEGVRRGYKNGYLRKSMVKHPLDRINTKDNTPAVIHTKLIPGSDKLKIIVAPKGGGSENMSMVKMLKPSDGAEGVKKAVLDAVLNAGGNPCPPIIVGIGLGGSFEKAAILAKEALLREIDDESDNPADRELEKDLLELINKTGIGPMGLGGKNTALAVKVNSYPCHIASLPLAVNINCHSARHKETEL
- a CDS encoding GNAT family N-acetyltransferase, producing MKINIISETELEKFCDFENFILDKENVKKCGALESVIVEEEGAVLARASLWNAENRIQNKKTGYIGHFAAKDKEAGLFLTGYIKEKAKEYGLEYLAGPLDGNTWKQYRFMVEDNKNPFFLEPYNPLEWPEIFAESGYEVIGEYYSVKVTEPEKKFRVSERIKKVRFYSDLIIKKADKENFGKYINEIYDISVKSFRNNFLYSEISRTDFLSLYLKIKDIIDFDFIFMVYKNNKPIGFAFGIPDYNEGLYKNKIETVILKTLAVNPEYHNFGLGAVLLEEFHKTAVDKGYKNIIHALIHQSNMSGKISEKYGEIMRKYHLYGMVTA
- a CDS encoding DUF3419 family protein, which gives rise to MESEVSEKVDFSIIRYAQCWEDPEILLEALDIKEGDICISIASAGENSFAMLTENPGKVIGIDLNLVQLRLVELKKAAFLSLEYKEMLEFLGFRESKKRTEYYRLLKNSLSSETAEYWDKNFDLIKAGVINTGRFDNFFQIFRKKVLCFIHGKKTVAELLTKKSKEERHEFYEKKWNNIRWRILFKIFFSKYTVGKLGRDPRLFDYAGCTSLSGLMLKKTKYAFTELDVSENPYIEYILTGKYTKNLPFSMREENFYKIRDNLNKLELHNVSIEEYLETSDEIIDKFNLSDIFEYISSEKYKELLKKIYEFSSNNAILAYWNMIVPRSRPEELGDKIIPLTETAKSLHVKDKTFFYSDFVVERIVK
- a CDS encoding diacylglycerol/polyprenol kinase family protein: MKILIFILIIFLLYGLLFLVIDKLEKKGRVDSELTRKLLHIGSGLIALLFPLLFKSLTGVVYLGIFFIILLLILRNMEKFSGGIGKALRKDERQSRGDIYFIASIVILWVFSYSNRILYYIPLLILIFPDALAALGGMKFGKIKYKSVVGEKSVEGSAIFFIVTLVITLGSLLLFTKTGLGLSMIISLLMAFLSMILEAISWRGLDNIFVPVLSFFILKSSMESDIFTTGINLLVTIILFLIVIFGKKYASLSDDAALTGAFYCYFVWITGGIKWTAATFFLYVLYRAVTIKPDFDKKEPYNFATMLIICLPALFWLIVYRITNIEDIFYVYLTVISSHLSIIGTARMRYTHPEIDFKRVVLINSLIGISYLTIFMNIFSEGSEKIIWIFCIIAVCLAAFIFNILQSERKDYTLNKYSLIKHLLTVFICSFIVLIPIWGKYFFK